A single region of the Brachypodium distachyon strain Bd21 chromosome 3, Brachypodium_distachyon_v3.0, whole genome shotgun sequence genome encodes:
- the LOC100825723 gene encoding uncharacterized protein LOC100825723: protein MATSRREPPHSDARINKTARNMSAMLKRTESDQGFRRARSVPRTPDRKPSPSPTSSSSNARRLSSSFNARTASPASSSSHGKTLHSSSSMATRGKADRSGGTSLWPPAATHSPSSNRGARSPSMPQKSKLPSRPGLEKTTVPPCSSPRLGTQKTQAVSAVRTPGSTSKKKSGGGANSAASMQRTKSVPIQAPKIDEREVELLIEFDEMESISTPSIEEHLQQRLPDPIELNYADPIASHDAPNKPSSNQHESEKKEQATEEQLGAKGYEEENADDGINSRSHVLKETVDETKIRQVASGTGLKEAVDESASKEEAAIEPELIVNHQETNKAKGEKVMPLKNTKELVQQWRQDEGRRSGVKEESRSKLMGQRRSKIMALIGKFETAMSG, encoded by the coding sequence ATGGCAACATCGAGGAGGGAACCACCTCATTCAGATGCTAGGATCAACAAGACTGCCCGGAACATGTCCGCCATGCTCAAGCGCACCGAGTCTGACCAGGGGTTTCGAAGAGCAAGGTCTGTCCCAAGAACTCCCGACCGAAAACCATCCCCATCCCCTACTTCAAGCTCGTCCAACGCTCGTCGACTCTCATCATCCTTCAATGCGCGCACTGCCTCACCAGCCTCTTCGTCCAGTCATGGCAAGACGCTGCACTCATCGTCTTCCATGGCGACGAGAGGAAAAGCTGACAGGTCTGGTGGCACATCATTGTGGCCTCCAGCGGCCACACATAGTCCTTCATCTAACAGGGGAGCAAGATCGCCGTCAATGCCGCAGAAGAGCAAGCTTCCTTCGAGGCCTGGCCTCGAGAAGACGACAGTACCTCCTTGTTCATCTCCAAGGCTGGGAACTCAGAAAACACAAGCTGTGTCCGCAGTACGCACTCCTGGCTCTACATCAAAGAAAAAGAGCGGGGGGGGAGCCAACTCTGCTGCTTCTATGCAGAGGACAAAAAGTGTACCAATACAGGCTCCCAAAATCGACGAGCGGGAAGTGGAGCTCTTGATTGAGTTTGATGAGATGGAGAGCATTAGTACCCCTTCCATAGAAGAACACTTGCAACAACGCCTCCCGGACCCTATCGAGCTGAATTATGCGGACCCCATTGCTTCTCATGATGCTCCAAACAAGCCGTCCTCTAATCAACATGAATCAGAGAAGAAGGAGCAAGCCACAGAAGAGCAGCTCGGGGCAAAGGGATACGAAGAGGAGAATGCTGATGATGGCATCAACAGTCGATCACACGTCTTGAAGGAAACTGTCGATGAAACCAAGATAAGACAAGTTGCAAGTGGAACTGGATTGAAGGAAGCTGTCGATGAATCTGCCTCGAAAGAAGAGGCTGCCATTGAACCCGAGTTAATAGTGAACCACCAAGAGACTAATAAAGCAAAGGGAGAGAAGGTAATGCCCCTAAAGAACACAAAGGAGTTGGTACAGCAATGGAGACAGGATGAAGGCAGGAGAAGTGGAGTGAAAGAGGAGAGCAGGAGCAAGCTCatggggcagaggaggagcaagaTCATGGCCTTGATCGGGAAATTTGAGACAGCCATGTCAGGCTGA